Proteins found in one Physeter macrocephalus isolate SW-GA chromosome 17, ASM283717v5, whole genome shotgun sequence genomic segment:
- the LOC102974459 gene encoding LOW QUALITY PROTEIN: specifically androgen-regulated gene protein-like (The sequence of the model RefSeq protein was modified relative to this genomic sequence to represent the inferred CDS: inserted 2 bases in 2 codons), translating to MPKRELWPAGPGLEPXTRIGSCDSMMSTTSTPSGSSDSSYDFLSAEGKECLLFLEETIGSLDTEGDSGLSTDKSGQATTPRGPRTLPTTQPAAQGHLKQTVQQGTEPKRVTPFSSSHLPQPQSLGLTSGSYSLPRNIHIGRNQILRKSTTQTNSHIPGVSEGLVPGPEKVQVGQSSEPPQALMGPWDTALDLDRAFIPPPEAFRDTQPEQCGQRGLPRQPGELSPRPQVHTSLSLQQKRDTTSEAMSQKANEEGSTGEPGQPWLPPAVFSQNAKAEDVPVPSQGDPNAQLAPLTVPKPQKLPPNIVLKSSRGDFHSDPQNRLSCHSEAGPDDSGPTLSSLQEQRRALREKLEKLGLPQDQDEASAHLSRPSIRLRETRTQVPSPAPAPPVVPAQVSAATGKAPAPAPMRGPSPVKAPGPAPAQPSSPDNVLVPAQDPTPGKVPAAKSMPIPIPKAPRANSPXTQPNPDSGLTLQESSISGLRQMNFKSNTLEHSGMGLSSYLSAEKDGSPQTSTSLGKGSFLDKMSPNVLRNSQPRPASLGTRKDFEGIQVGKLADLEQEQGSKHLSYQGQSCDKLPRPPCVSVKISPKGVSDEHRMETLKKLRLLKK from the exons ATGCCCAAGAGAGAGCTGTGGCCAGCAGGGCCTGGTTTGGAAC TGACCCGCATTGGCAGCTGCGACAGCATGATGagcaccacctccaccccctctgGATCTAGTGACAGCAGCTACGACTTTCTGTCTGCTGAAGGGAAGGAGTGTCTGCTCTTCTTAGAGGAAACCATTGGCTCATTGGACACCGAGGGTGACAGTGGACTGTCCACTGACAAGTCTGGGCAAGCCACAACTCCCCGAGGTCCCCGAACACTGCCCACGACCCAGCCTGCCGCCCAGGGACATCTGAAACAGACCGTTCAGCAAGGAACAGAGCCAAAAAGAGTGACTCCGTTCAGCTCATCTCATCTGCCCCAGCCTCAAAGCCTGGGCCTGACGTCTGGCTCCTACAGCCTCCCCAGAAATATCCACATCGGCAGAAACCAGATCCTCAGAAAAAGCACCACACAGACTAACAGCCACATCCCAGGGGTATCTGAGGGGCTTGTCCCAGGGCCTGAGAAAGTGCAGGTCGGCCAGAGCAGTGAGCCCCCCCAGGCACTGATGGGCCCCTGGGACACTGCCCTTGATCTGGACAGGGCCTTCATCCCCCCACCAGAGGCCTTCCgggacacccagccagagcagtGTGGGCAACGCGGCCTGCCCAGACAGCCAGGGGAGCTGAGTCCCAGGCCCCAGGTCCACACATCACTCAGCCTCCAGCAAAAAAGGGATACTACTTCAGAGGCCATGTCCCAGAAAGCCAATGAGGAAGGCTCAACCGGGGAACCTGGACAACCTTGGCTTCCTCCAGCTGTGTTCTCTCAGAATGCAAAAGCTGAAGATGTTCCTGTCCCATCACAGGGGGATCCAAATGCCCAGCTGGCTCCCCTCACAGTCCCTAAGCCACAGAAGCTGCCACCAAATATTGTTCTGAAGAGCAGCCGAGGTGATTTCCACAGTGATCCCCAGAACCGGCTGTCTTGCCACTCGGAGGCTGGCCCTGATGACTCAGGCCCCACCTTGTCATCACTGCAGGAGCAGAGGAGAGCACTCAGGGAAAAGCTGGAGAAGCTGGGGCTGCCCCAGGACCAAGATGAGGCCAGCGCCCACTTAAGTAGGCCCTCCATCAGGCTCAGGGAGACTCGCACTCAGGTCCCCTCCCCGGCTCCGGCTCCACCTGTGGTTCCAGCTCAGGTCTCAGCAGCGACAGGAAAGGCTCCAGCACCTGCACCAATGCGGGGACCTTCTCCAGTGAAAGCTCCGGGTCCGGCTCCAGCTCAGCCGTCTTCTCCAGACAACGTTTTGGTTCCCGCCCAGGACCCCACTCCAGGGAAAGTTCCAGCTGCCAAATCCATGCCAATTCCTATCCCTAAGGCCCCACGGGCAAATAGTC CTACTCAGCCAAATCCAGACTCTGGGCTGACTCTCCAGGagagcagcatctctggcctgaGACAGATGAACTTCAAGTCCAACACGCTGGAGCATTCAGGCATGGGGCTGAGCAGCTACCTCTCAGCGGAGAAAGATGGCAGCCCCCAAACCAGCACCTCTCTGGGAAAAGGCTCCTTCTTGGACAAGATGTCACCCAACGTCTTGCGTAACTCCCAGCCACGCCCGGCCTCCTTGGGCACCAGGAAGGACTTCGAGGGTATCCAGGTGGGCAAGTTGGCTGACCTGGAGCAGGAACAGGGCTCCAAGCACCTGTCTTACCAAGGACAGAGCTGTGACAAGCTGCCTCGACCCCCTTGTGTCAGTGTCAAGATCTCCCCAAAAGGCGTGTCTGATGAACACAGAATGGAGACTCTCAAGAAGCTGAGACTGTTGAAGAAGTAG